The following coding sequences are from one Venturia canescens isolate UGA chromosome 5, ASM1945775v1, whole genome shotgun sequence window:
- the LOC122410998 gene encoding uncharacterized protein: MDVVKDYIDCINVHWLVVVTTGMYMHLRQICIIGLCLEERQFDEEGSLPFDPSYASLIFMFSLLCLLAEYRLWPSSLKEPPTQLLYIYDVLVSALATNLGNHGIWIPIMNGVYCLTQQSSNWILWLNATLGLDSYSPLTTFASYMATEDAAVHTAFCLSILSFVWMLDATESLDAILEAWTAD, translated from the exons ATGGACGTTGTCAAAGATTACATCGATTGTATCAATGTTCATTGGCTCGTCGTGGTGACGACAGGGATGTACATGCACTTACGACAAATTTGTATAATTGGATTGTGCCTCGAAGAGAGGCAATTCGACGAAGAGGGAAGTTTACCGTTCGATCCTTCCTACGCATCCctcatttttatgttttctttGTTGTGTCTACTCGCCGAGTACAGGCTCTGGCCGAGCTCTCTCAAGGAACCACCGACGCAACTATTGTACATTTACGAT GTTCTCGTCTCAGCACTTGCAACGAATTTGGGAAACCATGGAATTTGGATACCGATCATGAATGGAGTTTATTGTCTCACCCAACAATCGAGTAACTGG ATTCTGTGGCTGAACGCTACGTTGGGCCTCGACAGTTACTCTCCCCTCACAACGTTTGCCTCGTACATGGCGACCGAAGATGCTGCAGTTCACACCGCATTTTGTCTCTCCATACTTTCCTTCGTTTGGATGTTGGATGCCACAGAATCTTTGGACGCTATTTTG